One Leopardus geoffroyi isolate Oge1 chromosome C1, O.geoffroyi_Oge1_pat1.0, whole genome shotgun sequence DNA segment encodes these proteins:
- the BIN1 gene encoding myc box-dependent-interacting protein 1 isoform X29, translating into MAEMGSKGVTAGKIASNVQKKLTRAQEKVLQKLGKADETKDEQFEQCVQNFNKQLTEGTRLQKDLRTYLASVKAMHEASKKLNECLQEVYEPDWPGRDEANKIAENNDLLWLDYHQKLVDQALLTMDTYLGQFPDIKSRIAKRGRKLVDYDSARHHYESLQTAKKKDETKIAKAEEELIKAQKVFEEMNVDLQEELPSLWNSRVGFYVNTFQSIAGLEENFHKEMSKLNQNLNDVLVSLEKQHGSNTFTVKAQPSDNAPAKGDKSPSPPPDGSPAAPEIRVNHEPEPPSSAAAGAALPKSPSQSSLPAVVVETFSATVNGTVEGSGGAGRLDLPPGFMFKVQAQHDYVATDTDELQLKAGDVVLVIPFQNPEEQDEGWLMGVKESDWNQHLELEKCRGVFPENFTERVQ; encoded by the exons GTCCTCCAGAAACTAGGGAAGGCGGACGAGACAAAGGATGAGCAGTTTGAACAGTGTGTCCAGAATTTCAACAAACAGCTG ACCGAGGGCACTCGACTGCAGAAGGATCTCCGGACCTACCTGGCCTCCGTCAAAG CCATGCACGAGGCCTCCAAGAAACTGAACGAATGTCTGCAGGAGGTGTACGAGCCCGACTGGCCTGGCAGGGATGAAGCAAACAAGATAGCTGAG AACAATGACCTCCTCTGGCTGGATTATCACCAGAAGCTGGTGGACCAGGCACTGCTGACCATGGACACATACCTGGGCCAGTTCCCTGACATCAAG TCACGCATTGCCAAGCGAGGGCGGAAATTGGTGGACTATGACAGCGCCCGGCACCATTACGAGTCCCTCCAAACCGCCAAAAAGAAGGATGAAACCAAAATTGCCAAG GCAGAGGAGGAGCTCATCAAAGCCCAGAAGGTGTTTGAGGAGATGAACGTGGACCTACAGGAAGAGCTGCCGTCCCTGTGGAACAG CCGTGTAGGCTTCTATGTCAACACGTTCCAGAGTATTGCGGGCCTGGAGGAGAACTTCCACAAGGAGATGAGTAAG CTCAACCAGAACCTCAACGATGTGCTGGTTAGCCTGGAGAAGCAGCACGGGAGCAACACGTTCACAGTCAAGGCCCAGCCCAG TGACAACGCCCCTGCAAAAGGGGACAAGAGCCCTTCGCCTCCTCCAGATGGCTCCCCGGCCGCCCCGGAGATCAGAGTCAACCATGAGCCTGAGCCGCCTAGCTCAGCAGCAGCAGGGGCTGCCCTCCCCAAGTCCCCGTCTCAG AGCTCTCTCCCTGCCGTGGTGGTAGAGACCTTCTCAGCGACCGTGAATGGCACCGTGGAGGGCAGCGGTGGGGCAGGACGCTTGGATCTGCCCCCGGGGTTCATGTTCAAG GTACAGGCCCAGCACGACTACGTGGCCACCGACACGGATGAGCTGCAGCTCAAGGCTGGTGATGTGGTACTGGTGATCCCCTTCCAGAACCCTGAGGAGCAG GATGAAGGCTGGCTCATGGGCGTGAAGGAGAGTGACTGGAACCAGCACCTAGAGCTGGAGAAATGTCGGGGTGTCTTCCCCGAGAACTTCACCGAGCGGGTTCAGTGA
- the BIN1 gene encoding myc box-dependent-interacting protein 1 isoform X4, translating into MAEMGSKGVTAGKIASNVQKKLTRAQEKVLQKLGKADETKDEQFEQCVQNFNKQLTEGTRLQKDLRTYLASVKAMHEASKKLNECLQEVYEPDWPGRDEANKIAENNDLLWLDYHQKLVDQALLTMDTYLGQFPDIKSRIAKRGRKLVDYDSARHHYESLQTAKKKDETKIAKAEEELIKAQKVFEEMNVDLQEELPSLWNSRVGFYVNTFQSIAGLEENFHKEMSKLNQNLNDVLVSLEKQHGSNTFTVKAQPRKKTKLLSRLLRKKNSDNAPAKGDKSPSPPPDGSPAAPEIRVNHEPEPPSSAAAGAALPKSPSQLRKGPPVPPPPKHTPSKEVKQEQILSLFDDTFVPEISVTTPSQFEAPGPFSEQASLLDLDFDPLPPVASPVKAPTPSGQSIPWDLWEPTESPAGSLPSGEPSAAEGTFAVAWPSQTAEPGPAQPAEASEVAGGTRPAAGAQEPGETAASEAASSSLPAVVVETFSATVNGTVEGSGGAGRLDLPPGFMFKVQAQHDYVATDTDELQLKAGDVVLVIPFQNPEEQDEGWLMGVKESDWNQHLELEKCRGVFPENFTERVQ; encoded by the exons GTCCTCCAGAAACTAGGGAAGGCGGACGAGACAAAGGATGAGCAGTTTGAACAGTGTGTCCAGAATTTCAACAAACAGCTG ACCGAGGGCACTCGACTGCAGAAGGATCTCCGGACCTACCTGGCCTCCGTCAAAG CCATGCACGAGGCCTCCAAGAAACTGAACGAATGTCTGCAGGAGGTGTACGAGCCCGACTGGCCTGGCAGGGATGAAGCAAACAAGATAGCTGAG AACAATGACCTCCTCTGGCTGGATTATCACCAGAAGCTGGTGGACCAGGCACTGCTGACCATGGACACATACCTGGGCCAGTTCCCTGACATCAAG TCACGCATTGCCAAGCGAGGGCGGAAATTGGTGGACTATGACAGCGCCCGGCACCATTACGAGTCCCTCCAAACCGCCAAAAAGAAGGATGAAACCAAAATTGCCAAG GCAGAGGAGGAGCTCATCAAAGCCCAGAAGGTGTTTGAGGAGATGAACGTGGACCTACAGGAAGAGCTGCCGTCCCTGTGGAACAG CCGTGTAGGCTTCTATGTCAACACGTTCCAGAGTATTGCGGGCCTGGAGGAGAACTTCCACAAGGAGATGAGTAAG CTCAACCAGAACCTCAACGATGTGCTGGTTAGCCTGGAGAAGCAGCACGGGAGCAACACGTTCACAGTCAAGGCCCAGCCCAG aaagaaaactaaactgCTCTCCCGGCTGCTCAGAAAGAAGAACAG TGACAACGCCCCTGCAAAAGGGGACAAGAGCCCTTCGCCTCCTCCAGATGGCTCCCCGGCCGCCCCGGAGATCAGAGTCAACCATGAGCCTGAGCCGCCTAGCTCAGCAGCAGCAGGGGCTGCCCTCCCCAAGTCCCCGTCTCAG CTCCGGAAAGGGCCACCAGTCCCTCCACCTCCCAAACACACCCCGTCCAAGGAGGTCAAGCAAGAGCAGATCCTCAGCCTGTTTGATGACACGTTTGTCCCTGAGATCAGCGTGACCACCCCCTCCCAG TTTGAGGCCCCAGGGCCTTTCTCGGAGCAGGCCAGTCTGCTGGACCTGGACTTTGACCCCCTCCCGCCTGTGGCGAGCCCCGTGAAGGCGCCCACACCCTCTGGTCAG TCAATTCCATGGGACCTCTGGGAG CCCACAGAGAGTCCAGCTGGCAGCCTGCCTTCCGGGGAGCCCAGTGCTGCCGAGGGCACCTTTGCTGTGGCCTGGCCCAGCCAGACGGCCGAGCCGGGGCCTGCCCAA CCAGCAGAGGCCTCCGAGGTGGCGGGTGGGACCCGACCTGCGGCTGGAGCCCAGGAGCCCGGGGAGACAGCAGCAAGTGAAGCAGCCTCC AGCTCTCTCCCTGCCGTGGTGGTAGAGACCTTCTCAGCGACCGTGAATGGCACCGTGGAGGGCAGCGGTGGGGCAGGACGCTTGGATCTGCCCCCGGGGTTCATGTTCAAG GTACAGGCCCAGCACGACTACGTGGCCACCGACACGGATGAGCTGCAGCTCAAGGCTGGTGATGTGGTACTGGTGATCCCCTTCCAGAACCCTGAGGAGCAG GATGAAGGCTGGCTCATGGGCGTGAAGGAGAGTGACTGGAACCAGCACCTAGAGCTGGAGAAATGTCGGGGTGTCTTCCCCGAGAACTTCACCGAGCGGGTTCAGTGA
- the BIN1 gene encoding myc box-dependent-interacting protein 1 isoform X18, protein MAEMGSKGVTAGKIASNVQKKLTRAQEKVLQKLGKADETKDEQFEQCVQNFNKQLTEGTRLQKDLRTYLASVKAMHEASKKLNECLQEVYEPDWPGRDEANKIAENNDLLWLDYHQKLVDQALLTMDTYLGQFPDIKSRIAKRGRKLVDYDSARHHYESLQTAKKKDETKIAKPVSLLEKAAPQWCQGKLQAHLVAQTNLLRNQAEEELIKAQKVFEEMNVDLQEELPSLWNSRVGFYVNTFQSIAGLEENFHKEMSKLNQNLNDVLVSLEKQHGSNTFTVKAQPRKKTKLLSRLLRKKNSDNAPAKGDKSPSPPPDGSPAAPEIRVNHEPEPPSSAAAGAALPKSPSQPAEASEVAGGTRPAAGAQEPGETAASEAASSSLPAVVVETFSATVNGTVEGSGGAGRLDLPPGFMFKVQAQHDYVATDTDELQLKAGDVVLVIPFQNPEEQDEGWLMGVKESDWNQHLELEKCRGVFPENFTERVQ, encoded by the exons GTCCTCCAGAAACTAGGGAAGGCGGACGAGACAAAGGATGAGCAGTTTGAACAGTGTGTCCAGAATTTCAACAAACAGCTG ACCGAGGGCACTCGACTGCAGAAGGATCTCCGGACCTACCTGGCCTCCGTCAAAG CCATGCACGAGGCCTCCAAGAAACTGAACGAATGTCTGCAGGAGGTGTACGAGCCCGACTGGCCTGGCAGGGATGAAGCAAACAAGATAGCTGAG AACAATGACCTCCTCTGGCTGGATTATCACCAGAAGCTGGTGGACCAGGCACTGCTGACCATGGACACATACCTGGGCCAGTTCCCTGACATCAAG TCACGCATTGCCAAGCGAGGGCGGAAATTGGTGGACTATGACAGCGCCCGGCACCATTACGAGTCCCTCCAAACCGCCAAAAAGAAGGATGAAACCAAAATTGCCAAG cctgtctCGCTGCTTGAGAAAGCCGCCCCCCAGTGGTGCCAAGGCAAACTGCAGGCTCATCTCGTAGCTCAAACTAACCTGCTCCGAAATCAG GCAGAGGAGGAGCTCATCAAAGCCCAGAAGGTGTTTGAGGAGATGAACGTGGACCTACAGGAAGAGCTGCCGTCCCTGTGGAACAG CCGTGTAGGCTTCTATGTCAACACGTTCCAGAGTATTGCGGGCCTGGAGGAGAACTTCCACAAGGAGATGAGTAAG CTCAACCAGAACCTCAACGATGTGCTGGTTAGCCTGGAGAAGCAGCACGGGAGCAACACGTTCACAGTCAAGGCCCAGCCCAG aaagaaaactaaactgCTCTCCCGGCTGCTCAGAAAGAAGAACAG TGACAACGCCCCTGCAAAAGGGGACAAGAGCCCTTCGCCTCCTCCAGATGGCTCCCCGGCCGCCCCGGAGATCAGAGTCAACCATGAGCCTGAGCCGCCTAGCTCAGCAGCAGCAGGGGCTGCCCTCCCCAAGTCCCCGTCTCAG CCAGCAGAGGCCTCCGAGGTGGCGGGTGGGACCCGACCTGCGGCTGGAGCCCAGGAGCCCGGGGAGACAGCAGCAAGTGAAGCAGCCTCC AGCTCTCTCCCTGCCGTGGTGGTAGAGACCTTCTCAGCGACCGTGAATGGCACCGTGGAGGGCAGCGGTGGGGCAGGACGCTTGGATCTGCCCCCGGGGTTCATGTTCAAG GTACAGGCCCAGCACGACTACGTGGCCACCGACACGGATGAGCTGCAGCTCAAGGCTGGTGATGTGGTACTGGTGATCCCCTTCCAGAACCCTGAGGAGCAG GATGAAGGCTGGCTCATGGGCGTGAAGGAGAGTGACTGGAACCAGCACCTAGAGCTGGAGAAATGTCGGGGTGTCTTCCCCGAGAACTTCACCGAGCGGGTTCAGTGA
- the BIN1 gene encoding myc box-dependent-interacting protein 1 isoform X8: protein MAEMGSKGVTAGKIASNVQKKLTRAQEKVLQKLGKADETKDEQFEQCVQNFNKQLTEGTRLQKDLRTYLASVKAMHEASKKLNECLQEVYEPDWPGRDEANKIAENNDLLWLDYHQKLVDQALLTMDTYLGQFPDIKSRIAKRGRKLVDYDSARHHYESLQTAKKKDETKIAKAEEELIKAQKVFEEMNVDLQEELPSLWNSRVGFYVNTFQSIAGLEENFHKEMSKLNQNLNDVLVSLEKQHGSNTFTVKAQPSDNAPAKGDKSPSPPPDGSPAAPEIRVNHEPEPPSSAAAGAALPKSPSQLRKGPPVPPPPKHTPSKEVKQEQILSLFDDTFVPEISVTTPSQFEAPGPFSEQASLLDLDFDPLPPVASPVKAPTPSGQSIPWDLWEPTESPAGSLPSGEPSAAEGTFAVAWPSQTAEPGPAQPAEASEVAGGTRPAAGAQEPGETAASEAASSSLPAVVVETFSATVNGTVEGSGGAGRLDLPPGFMFKVQAQHDYVATDTDELQLKAGDVVLVIPFQNPEEQDEGWLMGVKESDWNQHLELEKCRGVFPENFTERVQ, encoded by the exons GTCCTCCAGAAACTAGGGAAGGCGGACGAGACAAAGGATGAGCAGTTTGAACAGTGTGTCCAGAATTTCAACAAACAGCTG ACCGAGGGCACTCGACTGCAGAAGGATCTCCGGACCTACCTGGCCTCCGTCAAAG CCATGCACGAGGCCTCCAAGAAACTGAACGAATGTCTGCAGGAGGTGTACGAGCCCGACTGGCCTGGCAGGGATGAAGCAAACAAGATAGCTGAG AACAATGACCTCCTCTGGCTGGATTATCACCAGAAGCTGGTGGACCAGGCACTGCTGACCATGGACACATACCTGGGCCAGTTCCCTGACATCAAG TCACGCATTGCCAAGCGAGGGCGGAAATTGGTGGACTATGACAGCGCCCGGCACCATTACGAGTCCCTCCAAACCGCCAAAAAGAAGGATGAAACCAAAATTGCCAAG GCAGAGGAGGAGCTCATCAAAGCCCAGAAGGTGTTTGAGGAGATGAACGTGGACCTACAGGAAGAGCTGCCGTCCCTGTGGAACAG CCGTGTAGGCTTCTATGTCAACACGTTCCAGAGTATTGCGGGCCTGGAGGAGAACTTCCACAAGGAGATGAGTAAG CTCAACCAGAACCTCAACGATGTGCTGGTTAGCCTGGAGAAGCAGCACGGGAGCAACACGTTCACAGTCAAGGCCCAGCCCAG TGACAACGCCCCTGCAAAAGGGGACAAGAGCCCTTCGCCTCCTCCAGATGGCTCCCCGGCCGCCCCGGAGATCAGAGTCAACCATGAGCCTGAGCCGCCTAGCTCAGCAGCAGCAGGGGCTGCCCTCCCCAAGTCCCCGTCTCAG CTCCGGAAAGGGCCACCAGTCCCTCCACCTCCCAAACACACCCCGTCCAAGGAGGTCAAGCAAGAGCAGATCCTCAGCCTGTTTGATGACACGTTTGTCCCTGAGATCAGCGTGACCACCCCCTCCCAG TTTGAGGCCCCAGGGCCTTTCTCGGAGCAGGCCAGTCTGCTGGACCTGGACTTTGACCCCCTCCCGCCTGTGGCGAGCCCCGTGAAGGCGCCCACACCCTCTGGTCAG TCAATTCCATGGGACCTCTGGGAG CCCACAGAGAGTCCAGCTGGCAGCCTGCCTTCCGGGGAGCCCAGTGCTGCCGAGGGCACCTTTGCTGTGGCCTGGCCCAGCCAGACGGCCGAGCCGGGGCCTGCCCAA CCAGCAGAGGCCTCCGAGGTGGCGGGTGGGACCCGACCTGCGGCTGGAGCCCAGGAGCCCGGGGAGACAGCAGCAAGTGAAGCAGCCTCC AGCTCTCTCCCTGCCGTGGTGGTAGAGACCTTCTCAGCGACCGTGAATGGCACCGTGGAGGGCAGCGGTGGGGCAGGACGCTTGGATCTGCCCCCGGGGTTCATGTTCAAG GTACAGGCCCAGCACGACTACGTGGCCACCGACACGGATGAGCTGCAGCTCAAGGCTGGTGATGTGGTACTGGTGATCCCCTTCCAGAACCCTGAGGAGCAG GATGAAGGCTGGCTCATGGGCGTGAAGGAGAGTGACTGGAACCAGCACCTAGAGCTGGAGAAATGTCGGGGTGTCTTCCCCGAGAACTTCACCGAGCGGGTTCAGTGA
- the BIN1 gene encoding myc box-dependent-interacting protein 1 isoform X21 — MAEMGSKGVTAGKIASNVQKKLTRAQEKVLQKLGKADETKDEQFEQCVQNFNKQLTEGTRLQKDLRTYLASVKAMHEASKKLNECLQEVYEPDWPGRDEANKIAENNDLLWLDYHQKLVDQALLTMDTYLGQFPDIKSRIAKRGRKLVDYDSARHHYESLQTAKKKDETKIAKPVSLLEKAAPQWCQGKLQAHLVAQTNLLRNQAEEELIKAQKVFEEMNVDLQEELPSLWNSRVGFYVNTFQSIAGLEENFHKEMSKLNQNLNDVLVSLEKQHGSNTFTVKAQPSDNAPAKGDKSPSPPPDGSPAAPEIRVNHEPEPPSSAAAGAALPKSPSQPAEASEVAGGTRPAAGAQEPGETAASEAASSSLPAVVVETFSATVNGTVEGSGGAGRLDLPPGFMFKVQAQHDYVATDTDELQLKAGDVVLVIPFQNPEEQDEGWLMGVKESDWNQHLELEKCRGVFPENFTERVQ, encoded by the exons GTCCTCCAGAAACTAGGGAAGGCGGACGAGACAAAGGATGAGCAGTTTGAACAGTGTGTCCAGAATTTCAACAAACAGCTG ACCGAGGGCACTCGACTGCAGAAGGATCTCCGGACCTACCTGGCCTCCGTCAAAG CCATGCACGAGGCCTCCAAGAAACTGAACGAATGTCTGCAGGAGGTGTACGAGCCCGACTGGCCTGGCAGGGATGAAGCAAACAAGATAGCTGAG AACAATGACCTCCTCTGGCTGGATTATCACCAGAAGCTGGTGGACCAGGCACTGCTGACCATGGACACATACCTGGGCCAGTTCCCTGACATCAAG TCACGCATTGCCAAGCGAGGGCGGAAATTGGTGGACTATGACAGCGCCCGGCACCATTACGAGTCCCTCCAAACCGCCAAAAAGAAGGATGAAACCAAAATTGCCAAG cctgtctCGCTGCTTGAGAAAGCCGCCCCCCAGTGGTGCCAAGGCAAACTGCAGGCTCATCTCGTAGCTCAAACTAACCTGCTCCGAAATCAG GCAGAGGAGGAGCTCATCAAAGCCCAGAAGGTGTTTGAGGAGATGAACGTGGACCTACAGGAAGAGCTGCCGTCCCTGTGGAACAG CCGTGTAGGCTTCTATGTCAACACGTTCCAGAGTATTGCGGGCCTGGAGGAGAACTTCCACAAGGAGATGAGTAAG CTCAACCAGAACCTCAACGATGTGCTGGTTAGCCTGGAGAAGCAGCACGGGAGCAACACGTTCACAGTCAAGGCCCAGCCCAG TGACAACGCCCCTGCAAAAGGGGACAAGAGCCCTTCGCCTCCTCCAGATGGCTCCCCGGCCGCCCCGGAGATCAGAGTCAACCATGAGCCTGAGCCGCCTAGCTCAGCAGCAGCAGGGGCTGCCCTCCCCAAGTCCCCGTCTCAG CCAGCAGAGGCCTCCGAGGTGGCGGGTGGGACCCGACCTGCGGCTGGAGCCCAGGAGCCCGGGGAGACAGCAGCAAGTGAAGCAGCCTCC AGCTCTCTCCCTGCCGTGGTGGTAGAGACCTTCTCAGCGACCGTGAATGGCACCGTGGAGGGCAGCGGTGGGGCAGGACGCTTGGATCTGCCCCCGGGGTTCATGTTCAAG GTACAGGCCCAGCACGACTACGTGGCCACCGACACGGATGAGCTGCAGCTCAAGGCTGGTGATGTGGTACTGGTGATCCCCTTCCAGAACCCTGAGGAGCAG GATGAAGGCTGGCTCATGGGCGTGAAGGAGAGTGACTGGAACCAGCACCTAGAGCTGGAGAAATGTCGGGGTGTCTTCCCCGAGAACTTCACCGAGCGGGTTCAGTGA
- the BIN1 gene encoding myc box-dependent-interacting protein 1 isoform X13, with protein MAEMGSKGVTAGKIASNVQKKLTRAQEKVLQKLGKADETKDEQFEQCVQNFNKQLTEGTRLQKDLRTYLASVKAMHEASKKLNECLQEVYEPDWPGRDEANKIAENNDLLWLDYHQKLVDQALLTMDTYLGQFPDIKSRIAKRGRKLVDYDSARHHYESLQTAKKKDETKIAKAEEELIKAQKVFEEMNVDLQEELPSLWNSRVGFYVNTFQSIAGLEENFHKEMSKLNQNLNDVLVSLEKQHGSNTFTVKAQPSDNAPAKGDKSPSPPPDGSPAAPEIRVNHEPEPPSSAAAGAALPKSPSQLRKGPPVPPPPKHTPSKEVKQEQILSLFDDTFVPEISVTTPSQPTESPAGSLPSGEPSAAEGTFAVAWPSQTAEPGPAQPAEASEVAGGTRPAAGAQEPGETAASEAASSSLPAVVVETFSATVNGTVEGSGGAGRLDLPPGFMFKVQAQHDYVATDTDELQLKAGDVVLVIPFQNPEEQDEGWLMGVKESDWNQHLELEKCRGVFPENFTERVQ; from the exons GTCCTCCAGAAACTAGGGAAGGCGGACGAGACAAAGGATGAGCAGTTTGAACAGTGTGTCCAGAATTTCAACAAACAGCTG ACCGAGGGCACTCGACTGCAGAAGGATCTCCGGACCTACCTGGCCTCCGTCAAAG CCATGCACGAGGCCTCCAAGAAACTGAACGAATGTCTGCAGGAGGTGTACGAGCCCGACTGGCCTGGCAGGGATGAAGCAAACAAGATAGCTGAG AACAATGACCTCCTCTGGCTGGATTATCACCAGAAGCTGGTGGACCAGGCACTGCTGACCATGGACACATACCTGGGCCAGTTCCCTGACATCAAG TCACGCATTGCCAAGCGAGGGCGGAAATTGGTGGACTATGACAGCGCCCGGCACCATTACGAGTCCCTCCAAACCGCCAAAAAGAAGGATGAAACCAAAATTGCCAAG GCAGAGGAGGAGCTCATCAAAGCCCAGAAGGTGTTTGAGGAGATGAACGTGGACCTACAGGAAGAGCTGCCGTCCCTGTGGAACAG CCGTGTAGGCTTCTATGTCAACACGTTCCAGAGTATTGCGGGCCTGGAGGAGAACTTCCACAAGGAGATGAGTAAG CTCAACCAGAACCTCAACGATGTGCTGGTTAGCCTGGAGAAGCAGCACGGGAGCAACACGTTCACAGTCAAGGCCCAGCCCAG TGACAACGCCCCTGCAAAAGGGGACAAGAGCCCTTCGCCTCCTCCAGATGGCTCCCCGGCCGCCCCGGAGATCAGAGTCAACCATGAGCCTGAGCCGCCTAGCTCAGCAGCAGCAGGGGCTGCCCTCCCCAAGTCCCCGTCTCAG CTCCGGAAAGGGCCACCAGTCCCTCCACCTCCCAAACACACCCCGTCCAAGGAGGTCAAGCAAGAGCAGATCCTCAGCCTGTTTGATGACACGTTTGTCCCTGAGATCAGCGTGACCACCCCCTCCCAG CCCACAGAGAGTCCAGCTGGCAGCCTGCCTTCCGGGGAGCCCAGTGCTGCCGAGGGCACCTTTGCTGTGGCCTGGCCCAGCCAGACGGCCGAGCCGGGGCCTGCCCAA CCAGCAGAGGCCTCCGAGGTGGCGGGTGGGACCCGACCTGCGGCTGGAGCCCAGGAGCCCGGGGAGACAGCAGCAAGTGAAGCAGCCTCC AGCTCTCTCCCTGCCGTGGTGGTAGAGACCTTCTCAGCGACCGTGAATGGCACCGTGGAGGGCAGCGGTGGGGCAGGACGCTTGGATCTGCCCCCGGGGTTCATGTTCAAG GTACAGGCCCAGCACGACTACGTGGCCACCGACACGGATGAGCTGCAGCTCAAGGCTGGTGATGTGGTACTGGTGATCCCCTTCCAGAACCCTGAGGAGCAG GATGAAGGCTGGCTCATGGGCGTGAAGGAGAGTGACTGGAACCAGCACCTAGAGCTGGAGAAATGTCGGGGTGTCTTCCCCGAGAACTTCACCGAGCGGGTTCAGTGA
- the BIN1 gene encoding myc box-dependent-interacting protein 1 isoform X24: MAEMGSKGVTAGKIASNVQKKLTRAQEKVLQKLGKADETKDEQFEQCVQNFNKQLTEGTRLQKDLRTYLASVKAMHEASKKLNECLQEVYEPDWPGRDEANKIAENNDLLWLDYHQKLVDQALLTMDTYLGQFPDIKSRIAKRGRKLVDYDSARHHYESLQTAKKKDETKIAKAEEELIKAQKVFEEMNVDLQEELPSLWNSRVGFYVNTFQSIAGLEENFHKEMSKLNQNLNDVLVSLEKQHGSNTFTVKAQPRKKTKLLSRLLRKKNSDNAPAKGDKSPSPPPDGSPAAPEIRVNHEPEPPSSAAAGAALPKSPSQPAEASEVAGGTRPAAGAQEPGETAASEAASSSLPAVVVETFSATVNGTVEGSGGAGRLDLPPGFMFKVQAQHDYVATDTDELQLKAGDVVLVIPFQNPEEQDEGWLMGVKESDWNQHLELEKCRGVFPENFTERVQ; this comes from the exons GTCCTCCAGAAACTAGGGAAGGCGGACGAGACAAAGGATGAGCAGTTTGAACAGTGTGTCCAGAATTTCAACAAACAGCTG ACCGAGGGCACTCGACTGCAGAAGGATCTCCGGACCTACCTGGCCTCCGTCAAAG CCATGCACGAGGCCTCCAAGAAACTGAACGAATGTCTGCAGGAGGTGTACGAGCCCGACTGGCCTGGCAGGGATGAAGCAAACAAGATAGCTGAG AACAATGACCTCCTCTGGCTGGATTATCACCAGAAGCTGGTGGACCAGGCACTGCTGACCATGGACACATACCTGGGCCAGTTCCCTGACATCAAG TCACGCATTGCCAAGCGAGGGCGGAAATTGGTGGACTATGACAGCGCCCGGCACCATTACGAGTCCCTCCAAACCGCCAAAAAGAAGGATGAAACCAAAATTGCCAAG GCAGAGGAGGAGCTCATCAAAGCCCAGAAGGTGTTTGAGGAGATGAACGTGGACCTACAGGAAGAGCTGCCGTCCCTGTGGAACAG CCGTGTAGGCTTCTATGTCAACACGTTCCAGAGTATTGCGGGCCTGGAGGAGAACTTCCACAAGGAGATGAGTAAG CTCAACCAGAACCTCAACGATGTGCTGGTTAGCCTGGAGAAGCAGCACGGGAGCAACACGTTCACAGTCAAGGCCCAGCCCAG aaagaaaactaaactgCTCTCCCGGCTGCTCAGAAAGAAGAACAG TGACAACGCCCCTGCAAAAGGGGACAAGAGCCCTTCGCCTCCTCCAGATGGCTCCCCGGCCGCCCCGGAGATCAGAGTCAACCATGAGCCTGAGCCGCCTAGCTCAGCAGCAGCAGGGGCTGCCCTCCCCAAGTCCCCGTCTCAG CCAGCAGAGGCCTCCGAGGTGGCGGGTGGGACCCGACCTGCGGCTGGAGCCCAGGAGCCCGGGGAGACAGCAGCAAGTGAAGCAGCCTCC AGCTCTCTCCCTGCCGTGGTGGTAGAGACCTTCTCAGCGACCGTGAATGGCACCGTGGAGGGCAGCGGTGGGGCAGGACGCTTGGATCTGCCCCCGGGGTTCATGTTCAAG GTACAGGCCCAGCACGACTACGTGGCCACCGACACGGATGAGCTGCAGCTCAAGGCTGGTGATGTGGTACTGGTGATCCCCTTCCAGAACCCTGAGGAGCAG GATGAAGGCTGGCTCATGGGCGTGAAGGAGAGTGACTGGAACCAGCACCTAGAGCTGGAGAAATGTCGGGGTGTCTTCCCCGAGAACTTCACCGAGCGGGTTCAGTGA